A section of the Ovis canadensis isolate MfBH-ARS-UI-01 breed Bighorn chromosome 1, ARS-UI_OviCan_v2, whole genome shotgun sequence genome encodes:
- the RTP1 gene encoding receptor-transporting protein 1, translating into MRIFRPWRLRCPTLHLPSLPVFSLKWSLPSLAPDETMCKSVTTGEWKKIFYEKMEEAKPADSWDLIIDPNLKHNVLAPGWKQYLELHASGRFHCSWCWHTWQSPHVVILFHMYLDRAQRAGSVRMRVFKQLCYECGTARLDESSMLEENIECLVDNLITSLREQCYGERGGQYRIHVASRQDTRRHRGEFCEACQEGIVHWKPSEKLLEEEATTYTFSRAPSPTKPQAEEGSGCNFFSIPWCLFWATVLLLIIYLQFSFRSSV; encoded by the exons ATGAGGATTTTTAGACCGTGGAGACTGCGCTGCCCTACCCTGCACCTGCCCTCACTCCCCGTGTTCTCACTCAAGTGGAGCTTGCCCTCCCTGGCCCCTGACGAGACTATGTGTAAAAGTGTGACCACAGGTGAATGGAAGAAAATCTTCtatgagaagatggaggaggcaaAGCCAGCGGACAGCTGGGACCTCATCATAGATCCCAACCTCAAGCACAACGTGCTAGCTCCAGGCTGGAAGCAGTACCTGGAGTTGCATGCTTCGGGCAG GTTCCACTGTTCCTGGTGCTGGCACACCTGGCAGTCGCCCCACGTGGTCATCCTCTTCCACATGTACCTGGACCGCGCCCAGCGGGCGGGCTCGGTGCGCATGCGCGTCTTCAAGCAGCTGTGCTATGAGTGCGGCACGGCGCGGCTGGACGAGTCGAGCATGCTGGAGGAGAACATAGAGTGCCTGGTGGACAACCTCATCACCAGCCTGCGCGAGCAGTGCTACGGGGAGCGCGGCGGCCAGTACCGCATCCACGTGGCCAGCCGCCAAGACACCCGGCGGCACCGCGGCGAGTTCTGCGAGGCCTGCCAGGAGGGCATCGTGCACTGGAAGCCCAGCGAGAAGCTGCTGGAGGAGGAGGCGACCACCTACACCTTCTCCCGGGCACCCAGCCCCACCAAGCCACAGGCCGAGGAGGGTTCTGGCTGCAATTTCTTCTCCATCCCCTGGTGCTTGTTTTGGGCCACGGTCCTGCTGCTAATCATCTACCTGCAGTTCTCCTTCCGCAGCTCCGTCTAA